The proteins below come from a single Triticum aestivum cultivar Chinese Spring chromosome 5D, IWGSC CS RefSeq v2.1, whole genome shotgun sequence genomic window:
- the LOC123119357 gene encoding single myb histone 5 yields the protein MGAPKQKWTAEEEAALKAGIGKHGAGKWRTILKDPEFSNILRCRSNVDLKDKWRNMNVTVNASGTRDKVRTTTTTTPTAKKPRSAPKQESHSTAITTITSDGDDDVIDVKPIIKPIVTFTTGSGNKSLSRLENIILEAVKTLNEPTGSYKTAVANYIEEQYWPPADFDHVLSAKLNELTSSGKLMKVNRKYRIAPSSSFLEGRSSKMLLLDDIKKEPTKVEKVERDGFTAHTKSQVDAELARMRNMSAEEAAAAAARAVAEADAIMAEAEAAVREAEAAEADAVAAQAFAEAAMLTLKNRSSAKLIIRG from the exons ATGGGTGCACCGAAGCAGAAGtggacggcggaggaggaggcggcgctcaAGGCCGGGATAGGCAAGCACGGGGCCGGGAAATGGCGCACCATACTCAAGGACCCCGAGTTCAGCAACATCCTGCGGTGCCGATCCAACGTTGACCTCAAG GACAAGTGGCGGAACATGAATGTCACGGTGAACGCGTCGGGCACTCGCGACAAAGtgaggacgacgaccacgacgaCTCCCACGGCTAAGAAGCCAAGGTCTGCTCCGAAGCAGGAAAGCCACTCAACGGCGATCACCACCATCACCTCTGACGGCGATGATGACGTCATTGACGTGAAGCCTATCATAAAGCCTATCGTAACGTTTACTACAGGTTCAGGGAATAAATCGCTATCCAG GCTAGAAAATATCATACTGGAGGCCGTGAAGACCTTGAATGAGCCTACAGGGTCATACAAAACAGCCGTTGCTAATTACATTGAG GAACAATACTGGCCACCTGCTGATTTTGATCATGTACTGTCTGCAAAACTGAATGAGTTGACATCATCtgggaaattgatgaag GTGAATCGGAAGTACAGGATAGCCCCTAGCTCGTCTTTTTTAGAAGGGCGAAGCTCCAAAATGCTGCTGCTTGATGATATAAAAAAGGAGCCAACCAAGGTAGAGAAGGTAGAGAGGGATGGCTTTACAGCCCACACTAAATCTCAGGTAGATGCTGAACTTGCACGTATGAGAAACATGAGTGCAGAAGAGGCTGCAGCTGCAGCCGCTCGTGCGGTTGCTGAGGCAGACGCTATCATGGCGGAAGCTGAGGCCGCAGTGAGAGAAGCGGAGGCTGCAGAAGCTGATGCTGTAGCTGCACAAGCCTTCGCGGAAGCAGCAATGTTGACTTTAAAAAACAGGAGTTCGGCAAAATTG ATCATTCGAGGTTGA
- the LOC123119358 gene encoding pentatricopeptide repeat-containing protein At4g21190, translated as MLSLRCWAPAFGLAFERTVALRPRKFNSLVVCGARGPRPRYPRVWKTDKRIGTVSKSQKLVKCIKGLSNVKEEVYGALDSFVAWELEFPLIAVKKALKTLEDEKEWKRIIQVIKWMFNKGQGKTMGSYQTLLNALVEDGRIEEAEELFQKIFSRYMEGLPRIFFMKIISLYYRLGSYEKMFEVFADMEELGVRPDTSIVRMLGDVFMKLEMLDKYEKLNRKYPPPKFEYRYIKGKRIRIRVYPDNSTEEVTQRDSGRDELEDAGSMNPDNELEEAPRTGLDRNVLGDTASGDLEFV; from the exons ATGCTCTCCTTGAGGTGTTGGGCGCCCGCATTCGGTTTAGCGTTCGAGAGAACCGTCGCTCTGCGCCCGCGAAAGTTCAACTCTCTAGTG GTTTGCGGTGCCAGGGGTCCGAGGCCGAGATATCCTCGCGTGTGGAAAACGGATAAGAGAATCGGGACCGTTTCCAAGTCGCAGAAGCTTGTCAAATGT ATTAAGGGTTTGTCTAACGTAAAGGAGGAGGTTTATGGTGCTCTTGATTCGTTTGTTGCATGGGAACTGGAGTTTCCCTTGATAGCGGTAAAGAAAGCACTGAAGACGCTTGAAGATGAGAAGGAATGGAAAAGAATAATTCAG GTTATCAAGTGGATGTTCAATAAAGGTCAAGGGAAGACCATGGGAAGCTATCAAACTTTATTAAATGCTTTAGTCGAGGATGGACGAATTGAGGAAGCAGAAGAGCTATTTCAAAAGATATTCTCAAGATACATGGAGGGTTTGCCCCGTatttttttcatgaaaataatCTCCTTGTATTACAGATTGGGGTCATACGAGAAGATGTTTGAG GTTTTTGCTGATATGGAAGAGCTGGGTGTTCGACCTGATACCTCGATTGTCAGGATGCTCGGTGATGTATTTATGAAGCTAGAGATGTTGGACAAATACGAAAAGTTAAATAGGAAATATCCACCGCCAAAATTTGAATATCGATACATCAAAGGCAAGCGCATAAGGATAAGGGTTTATCCAGACAATAGTACCGAAGAGGTAACACAGAGAGACTCTGGCAGAGATGAACTGGAAGACGCAGGAAGCATGAATCCTGACAATGAATTGGAAGAAGCGCCAAGAACAGGCCTGGACAGGAATGTATTAGGCGACACGGCTTCTGGAGACCTTGAATTTGTATAG